One genomic window of Halorubrum hochsteinianum includes the following:
- a CDS encoding ABC transporter ATP-binding protein, which yields MASTEPVGTTRSVESEDAAPDRRATAASDDADDAVADPVLSLSGVTKSFGPETAVDDVSLDVQSGELLTFLGPSGCGKTTTLRTIAGLEEPTEGRISLDGDVVAGDGSFVPPERRDVGIVFQNFALFPHLSVRENIAFGLTDADAAESEARVDELLELVEMSDHGEKTPDQLSGGQKQRVALARSLAPEPEVLLLDEPFSNLDVRLRVEMREEVRRILKEAGVTAISVTHDQEEAMSISDRVAVMNDGTIEQVGSPETVFERPESKFVASFLGRASFLEGELRDEQVETGIGRFDAVTLEGYDTVYDGAPVDVLVRPDDLRATPASPELADGVIVSRQYVGPSFVYRVELESGDTVHCLHNHVEEFGLNEPVTVELTADHPLAWYPR from the coding sequence ATGGCATCCACTGAACCAGTCGGGACGACGCGCTCGGTCGAGTCGGAGGACGCCGCGCCCGATCGCCGGGCGACCGCCGCGTCCGACGACGCGGACGACGCCGTCGCGGACCCGGTGTTGTCGCTGTCGGGCGTCACGAAGTCGTTCGGTCCGGAAACCGCCGTCGACGACGTCTCGCTCGACGTCCAGTCCGGCGAGCTGCTGACGTTTCTCGGCCCCTCCGGCTGCGGCAAGACGACGACGCTCCGCACCATCGCGGGCCTCGAAGAGCCGACCGAGGGCCGGATCTCGCTCGACGGCGACGTGGTCGCCGGCGACGGCTCGTTCGTCCCGCCGGAGCGACGCGACGTGGGCATCGTCTTCCAGAACTTCGCGCTGTTCCCGCACCTCTCCGTCCGCGAGAACATCGCGTTCGGGCTGACCGACGCCGACGCCGCCGAGAGCGAGGCGCGCGTCGACGAGCTGCTCGAACTCGTCGAGATGAGCGATCACGGCGAGAAGACCCCCGACCAGCTCTCCGGCGGCCAGAAGCAGCGCGTCGCCCTCGCGCGGTCGCTCGCGCCCGAACCGGAGGTGCTCCTCTTGGACGAGCCGTTCTCGAACCTCGACGTCCGCCTCCGGGTGGAGATGCGCGAGGAGGTCCGCCGCATCCTGAAGGAGGCCGGCGTCACCGCGATCTCCGTCACTCACGATCAGGAGGAGGCGATGTCCATCTCTGACCGCGTCGCCGTCATGAACGACGGAACCATCGAGCAGGTCGGCAGTCCCGAGACCGTCTTCGAACGCCCCGAGTCGAAGTTCGTCGCCTCCTTCCTCGGCCGGGCGTCGTTCCTCGAAGGGGAGCTCCGCGACGAGCAGGTCGAGACCGGGATCGGCCGGTTCGACGCCGTGACACTGGAGGGGTACGACACCGTCTACGACGGCGCGCCCGTCGACGTCTTAGTGCGGCCCGACGACCTCCGCGCGACGCCCGCGAGCCCCGAGCTGGCGGACGGGGTCATCGTTTCGCGGCAGTACGTCGGTCCCTCGTTCGTCTACCGGGTCGAGTTGGAGTCCGGTGACACGGTCCACTGCCTCCACAACCACGTCGAGGAGTTCGGGCTCAACGAGCCCGTCACGGTCGAACTCACCGCCGACCACCCGCTCGCGTGGTACCCGCGGTAA
- a CDS encoding DUF7550 family protein, translating into MDDHSHEPDPDKRVTAPMQAFGSREVGIGAAVTLVGLLLAYAVPFLATF; encoded by the coding sequence ATGGACGACCACTCCCACGAACCCGACCCGGACAAGCGCGTGACCGCCCCGATGCAGGCGTTCGGGAGTCGAGAGGTCGGCATCGGCGCGGCCGTCACGCTCGTCGGACTGCTGCTCGCGTACGCCGTCCCGTTCCTCGCGACCTTCTGA
- the purL gene encoding phosphoribosylformylglycinamidine synthase subunit PurL — protein sequence MSLSDPDHELVVAELGREPTPAEAALFENLWSEHCAYRSSRPLLSAFDSEGDQVVVGPGDDAAVLALPEPDAADAPAAERDADDYGDTYVTFGVESHNHPSFVDPFDGAATGVGGIVRDTMSMGAYPIGLLDSLYFGGFDRERSRYLFEGVVEGISHYGNCIGVPTVGGSVAFHSGYEGNPLVNVACVGVTNEDRLVTATAEEPGNKLVLVGNGTGRDGLGGASFASEDLAEDAETEDRPAVQVGDPYAEKRLIECNEALVDEDLILSARDLGAAGLGGASSELVAKGGLGARIDLDAVHQREPNMNATEILLAESQERMCYEVAPEDVERVRDLAERFDLGCSVIGEVTDGNYVCEFAGDDGESETVVDAPAEFLADGAPMNDLASEPPSQPDRDLPDDEPPLDEAVAAVLSAPSTASKRWVYRQYDHEVGTRTAVKPGDDAALLAMRETENGTGAGDGSGDADGVGLALSSGANPKWTAVAPYEGARAVALENATNLAATGAVPLAAVDCLNGGNPEKPNVYGAFEGIVDGLADACAALDAPVVGGNVSLYNDSVEGPIPPTPTLAVLGTRRGYAAPPAALDAERAADSELLLVGAGGDALGGSEYLAHAGGSDRFPTLPDDSGAADGLGGLVASLAAAARHESTLAAHDVSEGGLAVALAELVTDEAGVDATLPDRVAAFDETPGRLLVQTTDPEAVAAVAGDLPVFRIGSVTTDGALSLAVDDESVALSADAVRDHRDVIDRELA from the coding sequence ATGAGTCTGTCCGACCCGGACCACGAGCTCGTCGTCGCGGAGCTCGGTCGGGAGCCGACACCGGCCGAGGCCGCGCTGTTCGAGAACCTCTGGAGCGAGCACTGCGCGTACCGCTCCTCGCGGCCGCTCCTGTCGGCGTTCGACAGCGAGGGCGACCAGGTCGTCGTCGGCCCCGGCGACGACGCGGCGGTCCTCGCGCTCCCCGAGCCCGACGCGGCGGACGCCCCCGCGGCCGAGCGCGACGCCGACGACTACGGCGACACCTACGTCACCTTCGGCGTCGAGAGCCACAACCACCCCTCCTTCGTCGACCCGTTCGACGGGGCGGCCACCGGCGTCGGCGGCATCGTCCGCGACACGATGAGCATGGGCGCGTACCCGATCGGACTCCTCGACTCGCTGTACTTCGGCGGCTTCGACCGCGAGCGCTCGCGGTACCTCTTCGAGGGCGTCGTCGAGGGCATCTCCCACTACGGTAACTGTATCGGCGTCCCCACCGTCGGCGGCAGCGTCGCCTTCCACTCCGGCTACGAGGGGAACCCGCTCGTCAACGTCGCCTGCGTCGGCGTCACGAACGAGGACCGGCTGGTGACGGCGACCGCCGAGGAACCGGGCAACAAGCTCGTCTTGGTCGGCAACGGCACCGGCCGCGACGGGCTCGGCGGCGCGTCCTTCGCCAGCGAGGACCTCGCCGAGGACGCGGAGACCGAGGACCGCCCCGCGGTCCAGGTCGGCGACCCCTACGCGGAGAAGCGGCTGATCGAGTGTAACGAGGCGCTCGTCGACGAGGATCTGATCCTGTCGGCCCGCGACCTCGGCGCGGCCGGCCTCGGCGGCGCGTCCTCCGAACTCGTCGCGAAGGGCGGGCTCGGCGCGCGCATCGACCTCGACGCCGTCCACCAGCGCGAGCCGAACATGAACGCCACCGAGATCCTGCTCGCCGAGAGCCAGGAGCGGATGTGTTACGAGGTCGCGCCCGAGGACGTCGAGCGCGTCCGCGACCTCGCCGAGCGGTTCGACCTCGGCTGCTCGGTCATCGGCGAGGTGACCGACGGCAACTACGTCTGCGAGTTCGCGGGCGACGACGGCGAGTCAGAGACCGTCGTCGACGCGCCCGCCGAGTTCCTCGCCGACGGCGCGCCGATGAACGACCTCGCGAGCGAGCCGCCGAGCCAGCCCGACCGCGACCTGCCGGACGACGAGCCGCCGCTCGACGAGGCGGTCGCGGCCGTCCTCTCGGCCCCCTCGACCGCGAGCAAGCGCTGGGTGTACCGCCAGTACGACCACGAGGTCGGCACGCGCACCGCGGTCAAGCCCGGCGACGACGCCGCGCTGCTCGCGATGCGGGAGACGGAGAACGGGACCGGAGCGGGCGACGGCTCCGGCGACGCCGACGGCGTCGGGCTCGCGCTCTCGTCCGGCGCGAACCCGAAGTGGACCGCGGTCGCGCCGTACGAGGGCGCTCGCGCGGTCGCGTTGGAGAACGCGACGAACCTCGCCGCGACCGGCGCGGTCCCGCTGGCCGCGGTCGACTGCCTCAACGGCGGCAACCCAGAGAAGCCGAACGTGTACGGCGCGTTCGAGGGGATCGTCGACGGGCTGGCGGACGCCTGCGCGGCGCTCGACGCGCCCGTCGTCGGCGGCAACGTCTCGCTGTACAACGACAGCGTCGAGGGGCCGATTCCGCCGACGCCGACGCTCGCGGTGCTGGGCACGAGGCGGGGGTACGCGGCCCCGCCGGCCGCCCTCGACGCCGAGCGCGCGGCCGACTCCGAACTGCTGCTCGTCGGGGCCGGCGGGGACGCCCTCGGCGGCTCCGAGTACCTCGCGCACGCCGGCGGGAGCGACCGGTTCCCGACGCTGCCCGACGACTCCGGTGCGGCCGACGGCCTCGGCGGCCTCGTCGCGTCGCTCGCGGCGGCCGCCCGCCACGAGTCGACGCTCGCGGCCCACGACGTGAGCGAGGGCGGGCTCGCGGTCGCGCTCGCTGAACTCGTGACCGACGAGGCGGGCGTCGACGCGACCCTGCCGGACCGGGTCGCCGCCTTCGACGAGACGCCGGGCCGGCTCCTGGTCCAGACGACCGACCCCGAGGCGGTCGCGGCCGTCGCGGGCGACCTCCCCGTCTTCCGGATCGGGTCCGTGACGACGGACGGCGCGCTCTCGCTCGCGGTGGACGACGAGTCGGTCGCGCTCTCGGCCGACGCGGTCCGCGACCACCGCGACGTGATCGACCGAGAACTCGCCTGA
- a CDS encoding DUF7344 domain-containing protein yields MASVQQVGHGGAEPATDISEDELYKVLANQRRRFAVHLLKGESGGSVEIGEMAEQIAAWENDVDVAEITGSDRKRVYTALQQSHLPKMDDAGVVEFNKDRGVVEPTPALEDVDVYMDVVEGSEIPWSQYYLGLSGVATALTAAVWLGAWPFALLPEMAWTVAIVVAFAFSAVTHHYYTAEMRVGGDGDPPELN; encoded by the coding sequence ATGGCGTCGGTACAACAGGTCGGGCACGGAGGGGCCGAACCGGCGACAGACATCTCGGAGGACGAATTATACAAGGTGTTAGCGAACCAGCGCCGACGGTTCGCGGTCCATCTGCTGAAGGGCGAATCGGGGGGAAGCGTCGAGATCGGGGAGATGGCGGAGCAGATCGCGGCCTGGGAGAACGACGTCGACGTCGCGGAGATCACCGGCAGCGACCGCAAGCGCGTGTACACCGCGCTCCAGCAGTCGCACCTGCCGAAGATGGACGACGCGGGCGTCGTCGAGTTCAACAAGGACCGCGGCGTCGTCGAGCCGACGCCCGCCTTGGAGGACGTGGACGTGTACATGGACGTGGTCGAGGGCAGCGAGATCCCGTGGAGCCAGTACTATCTCGGGCTCTCGGGGGTCGCGACCGCGCTCACCGCCGCGGTGTGGCTCGGCGCGTGGCCGTTCGCGCTGCTCCCCGAGATGGCGTGGACGGTCGCGATCGTCGTCGCGTTCGCGTTCTCGGCGGTCACCCACCACTACTACACCGCCGAGATGCGGGTCGGCGGCGACGGCGACCCGCCGGAGCTGAACTGA
- a CDS encoding AsnC family transcriptional regulator, producing the protein MRTLDETDREILRLLLADARRPYSDIAERVDLSAPAVSDRVDRLREVGVIEGFTLRIDGDALSDGLSVLATLSVAPADADRVHEAVAAHERVEHAFLTADGEVTVAARVEEGTARDLVDDAVGLDAVRELSVRPIDAHEWSPAVGDADLAVECVECGNTVTAEGESARIDGTLYHFCCGSCRENFEQRFDRIEEGA; encoded by the coding sequence ATGCGCACCCTCGACGAGACGGACCGAGAGATACTCCGGCTGCTGTTGGCCGACGCGAGGCGTCCGTACAGCGACATCGCCGAGCGCGTGGACCTCTCAGCGCCCGCGGTGTCGGACCGGGTCGACCGCCTCCGCGAGGTGGGCGTGATAGAGGGGTTCACGCTCCGGATCGACGGCGACGCGCTCTCGGACGGGCTCTCCGTCCTCGCGACGCTGTCCGTCGCGCCCGCCGACGCCGACCGGGTCCACGAGGCGGTCGCGGCCCACGAGCGCGTCGAGCACGCGTTCCTCACGGCCGACGGCGAGGTGACGGTCGCGGCGCGGGTCGAGGAGGGGACCGCCCGCGACCTCGTCGACGACGCGGTCGGGTTAGACGCCGTCCGCGAGTTGTCGGTGCGACCGATCGACGCCCACGAGTGGTCGCCGGCCGTCGGCGACGCGGACCTCGCGGTCGAGTGCGTCGAGTGCGGCAACACCGTCACCGCCGAGGGGGAGTCGGCCCGGATCGACGGGACGCTGTACCACTTCTGTTGCGGCTCCTGCCGGGAGAACTTCGAGCAGCGGTTCGACCGGATCGAGGAGGGGGCGTAG
- a CDS encoding DUF1102 domain-containing protein, translating to MPTARRTAIAIVLLAAAATALAFATGAAVVDGPADRFAEERLAVQPADGPNGNYAYLNDDEIVVDVSASNPNLGPDFEGVNPDALASADGVFEITYTADEYARVWIDHAEENVTFVADGRSIEGRSNNVTLGPNETVAVGLRVDTHGAAAGTTLDGDDFDIRAEVAEPESVGETATDNDDGSGGASTTVRELATDRREFEGRDLPAGEGTTFDAGRMRLSAYATLDRVRVESADGSDVAFETVGSPEPFASAGPLTDSRGARPEAYFELNHSFTTEEVSGLRFGFSVDRAYLNETGADPADVSLYRRSEAEPDGWERLPTERVDPAVRDIRGLPEDRVHLTATTDDFSVFAVATERPVFRPTSASLDRDAVDPGDSVAVRATVANEGGADGERPVTLTADGDPVATERVALAPDETTVVAFETSFEAAGAYDLAVDGTPAGTLVVGDPSGDGTGEGSASVGDDGASDPPSDGSEDGGGPTEEPSGIDLSNVAGLVILLVVTLAGVALVRRMPRS from the coding sequence ATGCCGACCGCCCGCCGGACCGCAATAGCGATCGTGCTGCTCGCGGCCGCAGCGACTGCTCTCGCCTTCGCCACGGGCGCGGCGGTCGTCGACGGTCCGGCCGACAGGTTCGCTGAGGAGCGCCTCGCGGTCCAGCCGGCGGACGGTCCCAACGGGAACTACGCATACCTGAACGACGACGAGATCGTCGTCGATGTCTCCGCGTCAAACCCGAACCTCGGCCCCGACTTCGAGGGCGTCAACCCCGACGCGCTCGCGTCCGCTGACGGCGTCTTCGAGATCACCTACACCGCCGACGAGTACGCCCGCGTCTGGATCGACCACGCCGAAGAGAACGTCACCTTCGTGGCCGACGGGCGCTCGATCGAGGGTCGGTCGAACAACGTCACGCTCGGTCCGAACGAGACGGTCGCGGTCGGGCTCCGCGTCGACACGCACGGCGCGGCGGCGGGGACCACGCTAGACGGCGACGACTTCGACATCCGCGCGGAGGTCGCCGAGCCAGAGTCTGTCGGGGAGACGGCGACCGATAACGACGACGGTAGCGGCGGTGCGAGCACCACGGTCCGGGAACTCGCGACCGACCGCCGCGAGTTCGAGGGGCGCGACCTGCCCGCGGGCGAGGGAACGACCTTCGACGCCGGGCGGATGCGGCTCTCGGCGTACGCGACGCTCGACCGCGTGCGGGTCGAGAGCGCCGACGGGAGCGACGTCGCCTTCGAGACCGTCGGCTCGCCGGAGCCGTTCGCGAGCGCCGGCCCGCTGACCGACTCCCGCGGGGCGCGACCCGAGGCGTACTTCGAGCTGAACCACTCCTTCACGACCGAGGAGGTGTCCGGGCTCCGGTTCGGGTTCAGCGTCGACCGCGCGTACCTGAACGAGACGGGCGCGGACCCGGCGGACGTCTCGCTGTACCGCCGGTCCGAGGCCGAGCCCGACGGCTGGGAGCGGCTGCCGACCGAGCGCGTCGACCCCGCGGTCCGGGACATCCGCGGCCTCCCCGAGGACCGGGTCCACCTCACCGCGACGACCGACGACTTCTCGGTGTTCGCCGTGGCGACGGAGCGGCCGGTGTTCCGGCCGACGAGCGCCTCGCTCGACCGCGACGCCGTCGACCCCGGCGACTCCGTCGCGGTGCGCGCGACGGTCGCGAACGAGGGCGGCGCGGACGGCGAGCGGCCGGTCACGCTCACCGCCGACGGCGACCCGGTCGCGACGGAACGGGTCGCCCTCGCCCCGGACGAGACGACGGTCGTCGCGTTCGAGACTTCCTTCGAGGCGGCCGGCGCGTACGACCTCGCGGTGGACGGGACGCCCGCCGGCACGCTCGTGGTCGGCGACCCGAGCGGCGACGGGACGGGCGAGGGGAGCGCGTCCGTCGGCGACGACGGCGCGTCCGACCCGCCGAGCGACGGCTCGGAGGACGGAGGCGGTCCGACGGAGGAGCCGAGCGGGATCGATCTCTCGAACGTCGCCGGACTCGTGATCCTCCTCGTCGTGACGCTCGCCGGCGTCGCGCTCGTCCGGCGGATGCCGAGGTCGTGA
- a CDS encoding MBL fold metallo-hydrolase: MKRIQLGNTVFEGENDVYLLDGETTALVDTGVALPEVREELVDGLDEYGLAFADVDAVVLTHWHPDHAGLAGEVQAESDADVYVHEADAALVDGSETPLFTDRDLQRETFERWGMPDADRERLTAFFDAVSADLSGRPADVTTFGDGETIRAGGVELEALHLPGHTAGLSGFAFDPRAVPDHEPVAGADATEEAFTGDALLPKYTPNVGGADVRVEGALAAYAESLARIVERDFDAAHPGHRWRIDDPSRRAATILDHHRHRTRRVVGVLDESGPATAWEVSAELFGSLEGIHVLHGPGEAFSHLDHLAAAGVVERDGTDYRLVDPDPDVAALFPTTPLDDLVDGGEDA, encoded by the coding sequence GTGAAACGGATCCAGCTCGGGAACACCGTCTTCGAGGGCGAGAACGATGTCTACCTGCTCGACGGCGAGACGACGGCGCTCGTCGACACCGGCGTCGCGCTCCCCGAGGTACGCGAGGAGTTGGTCGACGGCCTCGACGAGTACGGACTCGCCTTCGCCGACGTGGACGCGGTCGTGCTCACCCACTGGCACCCGGACCACGCGGGGCTGGCGGGCGAGGTTCAGGCCGAGAGCGACGCGGACGTGTACGTCCACGAGGCGGACGCCGCCCTCGTCGACGGCAGCGAGACGCCGCTCTTCACCGACCGCGACCTCCAGCGCGAGACGTTCGAGCGGTGGGGGATGCCCGACGCCGACCGGGAGCGCCTGACGGCGTTCTTCGACGCGGTCAGCGCGGACCTGTCGGGCCGGCCCGCCGACGTGACGACGTTCGGCGACGGCGAGACGATTCGGGCGGGTGGCGTCGAACTCGAAGCCCTCCACCTGCCCGGCCACACCGCGGGCCTCTCCGGGTTCGCGTTCGACCCGCGGGCGGTGCCGGACCACGAGCCGGTCGCGGGCGCGGACGCGACCGAGGAGGCGTTCACGGGCGACGCGCTGCTCCCGAAGTACACCCCGAACGTCGGCGGCGCGGACGTGCGCGTCGAGGGCGCGCTCGCGGCCTACGCCGAGAGCCTCGCGCGGATCGTCGAGCGCGACTTCGACGCCGCCCACCCGGGCCACCGCTGGCGGATCGACGACCCGAGCCGGCGCGCCGCGACGATCCTCGACCACCACCGCCACCGGACGCGCCGGGTGGTCGGCGTCTTAGACGAGTCGGGACCGGCGACCGCGTGGGAGGTCTCGGCCGAGCTGTTCGGGTCGCTTGAGGGGATCCACGTCCTCCACGGCCCCGGCGAGGCGTTCTCGCACCTCGATCACCTCGCGGCGGCCGGCGTCGTCGAGCGCGACGGGACCGACTACCGCCTCGTCGACCCCGACCCGGACGTGGCGGCGCTGTTCCCGACGACGCCGCTGGACGACCTCGTCGACGGCGGCGAGGACGCGTAG
- a CDS encoding heavy-metal-associated domain-containing protein: MTTIGVDGMSCTGCEDNVTDALGELPGVESASADHEAGTATVEGDVDIDAVVAAIEEAGYEATA; the protein is encoded by the coding sequence ATGACGACGATAGGCGTCGACGGCATGTCGTGTACGGGCTGTGAGGACAACGTGACCGACGCGCTCGGCGAACTGCCGGGCGTCGAGTCGGCGAGCGCCGACCACGAGGCCGGCACCGCGACCGTCGAGGGCGACGTGGATATCGACGCCGTCGTGGCCGCCATCGAGGAGGCGGGCTACGAGGCGACGGCGTAG
- a CDS encoding signal peptidase I — protein sequence MSVKRTLSVTLQAAAVLVVVSLVVGQFLGQPILLSYVETGSMQPTLDPGDGFVAIPAQIAGGIGTGDVVTFNAEEIQGGGLTTHRVVEETERGYVTRGDNNPFTDQDGGEPIVQDADVVAKALQVGGSVVVIPHLGTAAMGFQSALDAVQTRLAVTFGVRSLQGTQGLAYIVFGASIVAYAVDWYLNAGSRDRESRDRSRDDGTSVLAILAVLALVLMATATAAMVVPGGTQEYGVVSAEFESENPTVIESGTSQQIEYVVPNAGLVPVYAYVTPATPGVDVDPQRLSVGSRGEASTTVTLSAPDETGYYRLFVAEHRYLAVLPPGVVDELYGVHPWAPLAAINGLLGGGIVGVGLLLLRGEPARIRSRDSRERPPLHRRVLRELYR from the coding sequence ATGTCCGTCAAACGAACGCTGTCCGTGACCCTTCAGGCGGCCGCGGTGCTGGTCGTCGTCTCGCTCGTCGTCGGCCAGTTTCTCGGCCAGCCGATCCTCCTCAGCTACGTCGAGACCGGGAGCATGCAGCCGACGCTCGATCCGGGAGACGGGTTCGTGGCGATCCCGGCCCAGATCGCCGGCGGCATCGGGACCGGCGACGTCGTGACGTTCAACGCCGAGGAGATACAGGGCGGCGGGCTGACGACCCACCGGGTGGTCGAGGAGACCGAACGCGGCTACGTCACCCGCGGGGACAACAACCCGTTCACCGATCAGGACGGGGGCGAGCCGATCGTCCAGGACGCGGACGTGGTCGCGAAGGCGCTCCAGGTCGGTGGGAGCGTCGTCGTGATCCCGCACCTCGGCACCGCAGCCATGGGGTTCCAGTCCGCGCTCGACGCCGTCCAGACGCGGTTGGCGGTGACGTTCGGCGTCCGGTCGCTCCAGGGGACACAGGGGCTGGCGTACATCGTGTTCGGCGCGTCGATCGTCGCGTACGCGGTCGACTGGTACCTCAACGCCGGCTCTCGGGACCGCGAGTCGCGCGACCGGTCGCGCGACGACGGCACCTCGGTGCTGGCGATCCTCGCCGTGCTGGCGCTGGTGCTGATGGCGACCGCGACGGCCGCGATGGTCGTGCCGGGCGGGACACAGGAGTACGGCGTCGTGAGCGCCGAGTTCGAGTCGGAGAACCCGACCGTCATCGAGAGCGGGACGAGCCAGCAGATCGAGTACGTCGTCCCCAACGCCGGGCTCGTGCCCGTGTACGCGTACGTCACGCCGGCGACCCCGGGCGTCGACGTCGACCCGCAGCGGCTCTCGGTCGGCAGTCGGGGCGAGGCGTCGACGACCGTGACCCTGTCCGCGCCCGACGAGACCGGGTACTACCGGCTGTTCGTCGCCGAACACCGCTACCTCGCCGTGTTGCCTCCCGGCGTCGTCGACGAGCTGTACGGGGTCCACCCGTGGGCACCGCTCGCGGCGATAAACGGCCTGCTCGGCGGCGGCATCGTCGGGGTCGGGCTGCTGCTGCTGCGCGGCGAGCCCGCCCGGATCCGGTCGCGCGACTCCCGAGAGCGCCCCCCGCTTCACAGACGCGTCCTCCGCGAACTCTACAGGTAA
- a CDS encoding DUF5305 domain-containing protein — MSSAPSESRLRLRAVLNAQSTAILVACLLLAAVGAGLVYTTHVDPGTTEESRTVSSLTVESEYRHSATVTEPNAVFATGSVLDGRDTYFTRIAPELDVDVATTYAASSAENVTVEVGSTLVIRNVGEGDTVYWRETEPLASETVSDVAPGETVNASFALNSTAIDGRVASIEEQLGASPGETETFVTTEVAVDGRVGGVPTASTQTLDMTLTHGGDTYSVSEPGVQSDTTSRTERVTVERSYGALRSFGGPLLLLVGLLGAGGIGYATREFDLALAPAEREYLSYRDDRSEFDEWITTFRLPESVHDRPTAEAGSLRDLVDFAIDNDTGVVEDPRTGAFHAVSGEFVYTYRPPAPTGSGGDAGGEPDGAAIGRDDNHADDGPSSAGDVGSAGDSPSADTSGSAGDSAPSDTPDTAEDDGSVMNWVRDAIGSESPDADAASEPDRDDGPGPGDENAADDTR; from the coding sequence ATGTCTTCAGCCCCTTCCGAGAGTCGACTCCGACTCCGCGCCGTCCTGAACGCACAGTCCACCGCGATCCTCGTCGCCTGTCTCCTCCTCGCCGCGGTCGGGGCGGGGCTCGTGTACACCACGCACGTCGACCCCGGCACGACCGAGGAGAGCCGCACGGTCTCGTCGCTGACCGTCGAGAGCGAGTACCGCCACAGCGCGACGGTGACGGAACCGAACGCCGTCTTCGCGACGGGGTCGGTGCTCGACGGGCGCGACACGTACTTCACGCGGATCGCGCCGGAGCTGGACGTGGACGTGGCGACGACGTATGCGGCCTCCAGCGCCGAGAACGTGACGGTCGAGGTCGGCTCCACGCTCGTGATCCGCAACGTCGGCGAGGGGGACACCGTCTACTGGCGCGAGACGGAACCGCTGGCGTCCGAGACCGTCTCGGACGTCGCCCCCGGCGAGACGGTGAACGCCTCCTTCGCGCTCAACAGCACGGCGATCGACGGCCGGGTGGCGTCGATCGAAGAGCAGCTCGGTGCCTCGCCCGGCGAGACGGAGACGTTCGTCACGACCGAGGTCGCGGTCGACGGGCGGGTCGGCGGGGTCCCCACGGCGTCGACGCAGACGCTCGACATGACGCTCACGCACGGCGGCGACACCTACTCGGTCAGCGAGCCGGGCGTTCAGTCCGACACGACCTCGCGGACCGAGCGGGTGACAGTCGAGCGGAGCTACGGCGCGCTCCGGTCGTTCGGCGGGCCGCTCCTCCTGCTCGTCGGTCTCCTCGGAGCCGGGGGGATCGGGTACGCGACCCGGGAGTTCGACCTCGCGCTCGCGCCGGCCGAGCGCGAGTACCTCTCGTACCGCGACGACCGCTCGGAGTTCGACGAGTGGATCACGACGTTCCGACTGCCCGAGTCGGTCCACGACCGGCCGACCGCCGAGGCGGGGTCGCTCCGGGACCTCGTCGACTTCGCGATCGACAACGACACCGGCGTCGTGGAGGATCCGCGGACCGGCGCGTTTCACGCCGTCTCCGGCGAGTTCGTCTACACCTATCGCCCGCCGGCCCCGACCGGATCGGGCGGCGACGCCGGGGGCGAACCGGACGGCGCTGCGATCGGGCGAGACGACAACCACGCCGACGACGGTCCGAGTTCCGCCGGAGACGTCGGCTCCGCCGGCGATTCCCCCTCGGCCGATACCTCCGGCTCCGCCGGCGACTCCGCACCCAGCGATACCCCCGACACCGCCGAGGACGACGGCTCGGTGATGAACTGGGTCCGCGACGCGATCGGGTCCGAGTCGCCAGACGCGGACGCGGCCTCCGAGCCGGACCGCGACGACGGTCCCGGGCCCGGTGACGAGAACGCGGCCGACGACACCCGCTGA